From Pelosinus fermentans DSM 17108, the proteins below share one genomic window:
- a CDS encoding MFS transporter, with the protein MSTEKKSNVRWVVAALMWSAIAINYIDRTVLAAAAPYITKEFSITPSQMGIIMSGFFWSYALLQVPAGWFADKIGQKKTLGFAVAWWSIATALTGLGTGFKSILGFRVALGIGEAAAYPSNAGISSKWFPDKERATVGGLFDSGSKFGGAVAMPLIVWLIALFGWKMTFVIIGGVGIVWSIIWIMYFKEIPEEHKGVNAAELKYIREGQSQKGGLDKEQPMKWYELLKYRNIWAMCIGFFMINYTSYFFITWLPTYLIKEKGMGMLAMGFAAMLPLLISMFVEVAAGWASDKVQSKGWLSLTATRKVFLVGGLLMASCIGLAAFAESAVTAIVLLCIAKSGTTVAASQVWALPGDVAPKNMTSVVAGLQNSVSNMGGVVGPIATGAILQATGSFKMALLLSSALLVVGILNYLFLLGKVKHIEV; encoded by the coding sequence TTGTCAACAGAGAAAAAATCGAATGTACGGTGGGTCGTTGCAGCGTTAATGTGGTCAGCAATTGCTATTAATTATATTGATCGTACCGTGCTTGCAGCCGCAGCTCCTTATATTACTAAGGAATTTAGTATAACACCAAGTCAGATGGGTATTATCATGTCGGGTTTCTTTTGGTCATATGCCTTGCTCCAAGTTCCTGCAGGCTGGTTTGCTGACAAAATTGGACAGAAAAAAACCCTTGGCTTTGCTGTAGCTTGGTGGTCGATCGCCACAGCCTTAACGGGACTCGGAACAGGGTTTAAATCAATACTAGGGTTTCGCGTGGCTCTTGGGATCGGTGAAGCGGCTGCGTATCCAAGCAATGCGGGGATCTCTTCCAAATGGTTTCCTGATAAAGAGCGGGCAACTGTCGGCGGGCTTTTTGACAGCGGTTCCAAATTTGGCGGGGCGGTTGCCATGCCGCTTATTGTCTGGCTTATTGCCTTGTTTGGCTGGAAGATGACTTTTGTTATTATCGGTGGGGTGGGAATTGTCTGGTCTATCATCTGGATCATGTATTTTAAGGAAATTCCCGAAGAACACAAAGGCGTCAATGCTGCTGAGTTAAAGTACATTCGCGAGGGGCAGTCCCAAAAAGGAGGTCTTGATAAAGAACAACCGATGAAATGGTACGAACTTTTAAAATACAGAAATATTTGGGCGATGTGCATCGGGTTTTTTATGATTAATTATACTTCTTATTTCTTTATTACATGGCTTCCTACATATCTGATCAAGGAAAAAGGCATGGGAATGCTGGCTATGGGGTTTGCAGCTATGCTGCCTCTCTTAATATCAATGTTTGTTGAAGTCGCTGCGGGCTGGGCATCAGACAAGGTACAGTCAAAAGGGTGGCTGTCTTTAACTGCTACTCGAAAGGTCTTCTTAGTTGGCGGTCTTCTGATGGCATCTTGCATAGGCCTGGCGGCTTTCGCCGAGTCGGCGGTAACCGCCATCGTACTTTTATGTATTGCAAAATCCGGCACGACAGTGGCTGCTTCCCAGGTATGGGCGCTTCCCGGCGATGTTGCACCTAAAAATATGACCTCCGTGGTTGCCGGACTCCAAAACTCGGTTTCTAATATGGGCGGAGTGGTAGGCCCTATCGCCACCGGCGCAATTTTGCAAGCTACCGGCTCATTTAAAATGGCGTTGCTCCTTTCTTCCGCGCTTTTGGTTGTTGGTATTTTGAATTATCTATTCCTGCTGGGAAAAGTTAAGCATATTGAGGTTTAA
- a CDS encoding sigma-54-dependent Fis family transcriptional regulator, translating into MEARILFVAPFAGLAKLAEEVVAERFADSSHLIKVVKGDLQECIAIVKQAVEDGVEVIVSRGGTASLIKKNVNIPTVHIQVTVMDVLRALRQSTEYPEKIGIAGFENVIYGCEDLATLLGITFVEIALKNENEAQEKIAAAVENGVELIVGDAISTKLAARIGVQGALIQSGKEAIYKAINEAALIAHIRREEQEKAELLGTVIDTSAEGIIATDTNERITIFNPMAEKIFQVSHLEAIGNQLQTVIPQLSLAGNDDSSEKIADVQRIGDKTLTIKYNQIKVKGEIIGSIYNFQNVSQLQQLEQNVRKKLHAKGLVARIKMADIVGSSPVCNALKRKATKYALTQSTILITGESGTGKEMLVQSIHNVSTRADGPFVAVNCAALPENLLESELFGYAEGAFTGAKKGGRQGLFELAHGGTLFLDEIGEMPLTLQSRLLRVLQEKAVMHLGGDTVIPVDVRIVAATNQNLAKLIEEKNFRQDLYYRLNILRIHMPTLHERIEDIPLLAKEMIKKMKHINGKVTGIHLEAREYLKQRSWPGNIRQLANTIERAMLLSSGPIISKQDMIEAYDEEGESVGEGSREKGEMKDSLALVEHEILLRVLREEEYNYNRAAARLGIHRTTLWRKLNAKAAKR; encoded by the coding sequence GTGGAGGCAAGGATTTTATTTGTAGCACCATTTGCGGGTTTAGCAAAGTTGGCGGAGGAAGTGGTAGCCGAGCGGTTTGCTGATTCGTCCCATCTCATTAAAGTTGTCAAAGGAGATCTGCAAGAATGCATTGCAATCGTTAAGCAGGCAGTGGAAGACGGTGTTGAAGTGATTGTCAGCCGTGGCGGTACGGCTAGCTTGATTAAAAAAAATGTAAATATACCTACTGTGCATATCCAGGTTACTGTAATGGATGTGCTGCGTGCATTAAGGCAAAGTACTGAGTATCCTGAAAAAATCGGTATCGCAGGGTTTGAAAATGTGATTTATGGCTGTGAGGATTTAGCAACGCTGCTGGGTATTACTTTTGTGGAAATTGCTTTGAAAAATGAAAATGAGGCTCAGGAAAAAATTGCTGCTGCAGTAGAAAACGGCGTAGAGCTCATCGTTGGTGATGCAATATCAACGAAATTAGCGGCACGTATTGGTGTACAGGGAGCATTGATTCAGTCTGGCAAAGAAGCGATTTATAAAGCCATTAATGAAGCTGCATTAATCGCACATATCCGGCGTGAAGAACAAGAAAAAGCAGAGTTATTAGGTACTGTGATTGATACGTCAGCAGAAGGTATTATTGCAACGGATACCAATGAGCGAATTACGATTTTTAACCCTATGGCAGAAAAAATTTTCCAGGTATCCCATTTGGAAGCCATCGGTAATCAGCTGCAAACCGTCATTCCCCAACTTTCGCTGGCTGGAAACGATGATTCCAGTGAGAAAATTGCTGATGTACAACGCATTGGTGATAAGACATTGACGATTAAATATAATCAAATCAAGGTGAAAGGTGAAATCATTGGCAGCATTTATAATTTCCAAAATGTATCACAATTGCAGCAATTAGAACAGAATGTCCGTAAAAAACTACATGCCAAAGGCCTGGTCGCCCGAATAAAAATGGCTGATATTGTTGGATCATCACCAGTTTGTAATGCATTAAAACGCAAGGCCACGAAATATGCATTGACGCAATCAACCATTTTAATTACCGGAGAGTCTGGTACAGGTAAGGAAATGCTGGTGCAAAGTATCCACAATGTGAGTACCCGGGCTGATGGTCCTTTTGTGGCTGTAAATTGTGCAGCATTGCCAGAAAATTTACTGGAAAGCGAATTGTTTGGTTATGCGGAAGGTGCCTTTACCGGAGCGAAAAAAGGTGGCCGGCAAGGATTATTTGAACTGGCTCATGGCGGAACCCTTTTCTTAGATGAAATTGGTGAAATGCCTTTAACCCTCCAATCAAGATTACTGCGTGTATTACAGGAAAAAGCAGTCATGCATTTAGGGGGCGATACCGTTATTCCGGTAGATGTGCGTATTGTTGCTGCAACTAATCAAAATTTAGCAAAATTAATTGAAGAAAAGAATTTTCGGCAAGATCTTTATTACCGGCTTAATATACTGCGTATTCATATGCCGACGCTGCATGAAAGAATAGAAGATATCCCGCTGCTCGCAAAAGAAATGATCAAAAAAATGAAACATATCAATGGGAAGGTTACGGGGATTCATTTAGAAGCCAGGGAATATTTGAAACAGCGCAGCTGGCCGGGAAATATTAGACAACTGGCAAATACGATAGAGCGAGCTATGCTCTTAAGCAGCGGACCAATTATTAGCAAACAGGATATGATTGAAGCCTATGATGAAGAAGGTGAATCAGTAGGAGAAGGAAGCCGCGAAAAAGGCGAGATGAAAGATAGTTTGGCTTTAGTGGAACATGAGATCTTACTGCGTGTGCTGAGGGAAGAGGAATATAATTATAACCGGGCAGCAGCCAGGCTTGGGATTCATCGAACTACCTTATGGCGAAAATTAAATGCCAAAGCAGCAAAAAGATAA
- the dapA gene encoding 4-hydroxy-tetrahydrodipicolinate synthase, which translates to MFKPQGIITPILTPLTAEEKFNEKELRSQINRLIDAGISGIFALGTNGEFYAFSKEEKIEIIKVTVDEVKGRVPVYVGTGCITTQETIELSKIAKELGADVLSIISPYFAGISQDDLYRHFSSVAEAVDLPILLYNIPARTGNNIDYTTVKKLAKYENIIGIKDSSGNFDNTLKYIENTDPRLSVLAGSDSLILWTLLAGGTGAISGCSNVFPELMVSIYQLWSQGKIAEANEAQKKIRPFRNVMQMGNPNSVVKRAVNLLGYPVGPGREPSNCNKPEIDAALLKVFELYK; encoded by the coding sequence ATGTTTAAGCCACAAGGTATTATTACTCCTATTTTGACTCCGTTAACAGCAGAGGAAAAGTTCAATGAAAAGGAACTGCGCAGCCAAATTAATCGCTTAATTGACGCAGGAATTAGCGGTATCTTTGCTCTAGGGACAAATGGCGAATTTTATGCATTCTCAAAAGAAGAAAAAATCGAAATCATTAAGGTTACGGTTGATGAAGTAAAAGGCCGGGTACCTGTATATGTGGGTACTGGTTGTATTACAACACAGGAAACAATTGAGCTCTCAAAAATTGCTAAAGAGTTAGGGGCTGATGTATTATCGATTATTTCTCCATACTTTGCCGGTATTTCCCAAGATGACTTATATCGTCATTTCAGCAGTGTAGCGGAAGCTGTTGATCTGCCAATCCTGCTTTATAACATTCCGGCAAGAACAGGCAATAATATCGATTACACCACTGTAAAAAAATTGGCAAAATACGAAAACATTATTGGTATCAAAGACAGCAGTGGTAATTTTGACAATACGTTAAAATACATTGAAAATACCGACCCGCGCTTAAGTGTATTAGCTGGCAGTGATTCTTTGATTCTATGGACATTATTGGCGGGCGGTACAGGGGCGATTTCCGGTTGTTCGAATGTATTTCCTGAATTAATGGTGAGCATCTATCAATTATGGTCACAAGGTAAAATTGCAGAGGCAAATGAAGCACAAAAGAAAATCAGACCATTTCGTAATGTGATGCAAATGGGCAATCCAAATTCTGTTGTTAAACGTGCAGTCAACTTACTGGGTTACCCAGTTGGTCCAGGCCGGGAACCTTCAAATTGCAATAAACCTGAAATTGACGCAGCATTACTGAAAGTTTTTGAATTGTACAAATAG
- the pdxA gene encoding 4-hydroxythreonine-4-phosphate dehydrogenase PdxA translates to MKPILGITMGDAAGIGPEIIVKALAAKEIYEIARPVVFGDKKIMERAIGIVGADVTCQSVQDVALAGRTYGIIDVVDLDNLPLDLPFAQVDGRAGKAAYEYIEKAVVYALKAQIHAIVTAPLNKEALNLGGCHYPGHTEILGALSGQKDYSMMLVGGALKVIHVTTHVPLRKACDLVKKDRVLRVIRLADDTLKMMGIEKPRIAVAGLNPHSGEHGLFGTEDELEIAPAVDAAKEMGMDVTGPVPPDTVFYQAAIRERFDIVVVMYHDQGHIPIKVLGFETGVNVTVGLPFIRTSVDHGTAFDIAGKGIADGKSMTESLLLGAKMAKVKFAHL, encoded by the coding sequence ATGAAACCGATATTAGGAATTACCATGGGTGATGCAGCGGGAATTGGTCCGGAGATTATTGTCAAAGCATTGGCTGCAAAAGAAATATATGAGATTGCAAGACCCGTAGTTTTTGGCGATAAAAAAATAATGGAACGTGCCATCGGGATTGTCGGTGCTGATGTAACATGTCAGTCTGTCCAAGATGTAGCACTAGCTGGCAGAACTTACGGAATAATTGACGTTGTTGATTTAGATAATTTACCCTTGGATCTGCCTTTTGCACAAGTTGATGGAAGAGCTGGTAAAGCAGCCTATGAATATATTGAAAAAGCGGTTGTCTATGCACTGAAAGCCCAAATCCATGCAATCGTTACTGCTCCTTTAAATAAAGAGGCTTTAAATCTTGGCGGCTGTCATTATCCCGGGCATACAGAAATACTGGGGGCTTTATCCGGACAAAAAGATTATTCCATGATGCTGGTTGGCGGCGCGCTTAAAGTCATACATGTGACAACTCATGTACCCCTTAGAAAAGCTTGTGATCTTGTCAAAAAGGATCGTGTGCTGCGTGTCATTCGGTTAGCAGATGATACATTGAAAATGATGGGCATTGAAAAGCCGCGGATTGCTGTAGCCGGACTAAACCCTCATTCTGGTGAACATGGCTTGTTTGGTACAGAAGATGAACTGGAAATTGCACCAGCTGTTGATGCGGCAAAAGAAATGGGAATGGATGTTACCGGACCGGTACCGCCAGACACTGTATTTTATCAGGCGGCAATTAGGGAGCGATTTGATATTGTTGTAGTTATGTATCACGATCAAGGGCATATTCCCATTAAAGTGCTGGGTTTTGAAACAGGAGTGAATGTTACGGTCGGGTTGCCATTCATCAGAACCTCTGTTGACCATGGTACTGCATTTGATATTGCAGGCAAAGGGATTGCAGATGGAAAAAGTATGACTGAGTCATTATTACTGGGTGCTAAGATGGCAAAAGTAAAATTTGCCCATCTTTAA
- a CDS encoding iron-containing alcohol dehydrogenase, whose protein sequence is MSIYSLLNIGKIVAGAGSIEQIATIAADYEAKNVVIITDQGVWGSGLVDNPKALLEGAGVNVHVINDTPPEPTVDQVNAIFQAAKEFECQMIIGIGGGSSMDTAKIVSLLLTNSVNLRELVKGKAQIKRRGVPTLMIPTTAGTGSEATPNAIVLVPEEELKVGIVSEKMVPDCVILDPNLTINLPKHITANTGMDALCHAIECYISKKANPFSDTFALKAITLISRSIRIAYHDGHNVAAREDMLLGAMFGGISIATSSTTAVHALSYPLGGKYHIPHGLSNAILLPDVMKFNLDVCEEKFKDIAIAMELEISGSTTRQAAEKMIDNLYSLIKDLNVTCDLRAKGINEAALDDLIEAAAKVTRLLDNNPKVVTKEDMRAIYKKLL, encoded by the coding sequence ATGAGTATCTATTCGTTGCTGAATATTGGAAAAATCGTTGCTGGTGCAGGCAGTATTGAACAAATCGCAACTATCGCAGCTGATTATGAAGCTAAAAATGTAGTGATTATCACTGACCAAGGTGTTTGGGGTTCTGGTTTAGTAGATAATCCTAAGGCCTTACTTGAAGGAGCAGGCGTAAATGTCCATGTAATCAATGATACGCCGCCTGAACCAACGGTAGATCAGGTAAATGCAATATTCCAAGCGGCAAAAGAATTTGAATGCCAAATGATTATCGGCATTGGCGGCGGCAGTTCCATGGATACAGCAAAAATCGTTTCTTTGTTACTTACAAACAGTGTAAATTTACGTGAATTGGTAAAAGGAAAAGCGCAGATAAAACGCCGCGGCGTACCAACACTTATGATTCCGACAACGGCAGGTACCGGTTCTGAAGCAACGCCAAACGCCATCGTTTTAGTGCCGGAAGAGGAATTGAAAGTTGGCATCGTCAGCGAAAAGATGGTACCGGATTGTGTTATTTTAGACCCCAATTTGACGATTAATTTACCGAAACATATTACAGCTAATACAGGAATGGATGCGTTATGTCATGCCATTGAATGCTATATTTCAAAAAAAGCAAATCCCTTCAGTGACACTTTTGCATTAAAAGCAATTACTTTGATTTCTCGCAGTATTCGCATTGCATATCACGATGGACATAATGTAGCAGCCCGTGAAGATATGCTGCTAGGTGCGATGTTTGGCGGTATTTCAATTGCAACCTCTAGTACTACTGCAGTACATGCGTTGTCTTATCCGCTGGGAGGAAAATATCATATTCCCCATGGTTTATCCAATGCAATTCTGTTACCGGATGTAATGAAGTTTAACTTGGACGTTTGCGAAGAGAAATTTAAAGATATAGCGATTGCAATGGAGCTTGAAATTTCCGGCAGTACTACTAGGCAGGCTGCGGAGAAAATGATAGATAACCTATATTCCCTAATCAAAGATTTGAATGTTACCTGCGATTTAAGGGCCAAGGGCATTAATGAAGCAGCCCTCGACGATCTGATAGAGGCAGCGGCTAAGGTAACACGTCTTTTAGATAACAATCCGAAAGTGGTAACAAAAGAAGATATGAGGGCAATTTACAAAAAATTATTGTAA
- a CDS encoding four-carbon acid sugar kinase family protein, translating to MIKLAVIADDITGANDTAVQFSKRNISSCVRIDFDQEKILKETADVIVIDTDSRDIAPAAAYDRVRSVCEVLQDSGVKNIYKKVDSTLRGNLGAEIEATAAVFQPEIVVIAPAFPSNKRITVGGYHLLDQIPIELTEIAHAPKSPVDESRIVELLHKQTESKIGLISLHVVMKGLDAVKQAIKQCLECGEKWIVFDAVLDEHLERIVKAAEDYHKVLWVGSAGLAEQLSDFYQWSAEQKNIGIAAKGPVLVIAGSVSKVTQAQISTALNLPNIELVKMNVANLIQNKELEIRQCTIQAKKQLGQGKDIVIASAVDDGDVFAAVAAGKNCGLSSTEVSEQTAVALGDIAIQLTDYQLAGMVLTGGDTAIHVCRSLGAEAIEILEEVAVGIPLGRLVGGCCNGLQVVTKAGAFGLDDAFVLSIQAMRKVMDLKTS from the coding sequence ATGATAAAACTAGCGGTTATTGCAGATGACATAACAGGTGCAAATGATACAGCAGTACAATTTTCTAAACGTAATATAAGCAGTTGTGTAAGAATTGATTTTGATCAGGAAAAAATACTGAAAGAAACTGCTGATGTGATTGTTATAGATACTGATAGCAGAGATATTGCACCAGCGGCGGCTTATGACCGGGTGAGATCAGTTTGCGAAGTTTTGCAGGATAGCGGTGTAAAAAACATCTACAAAAAAGTTGATTCCACCCTGAGGGGAAATCTGGGTGCTGAAATAGAAGCGACGGCAGCAGTCTTTCAACCAGAGATCGTTGTGATTGCCCCCGCGTTCCCCAGTAATAAACGTATAACTGTAGGCGGATATCATTTGTTAGACCAGATTCCAATCGAATTAACTGAAATTGCTCATGCGCCGAAGAGTCCGGTAGATGAATCGCGGATTGTGGAATTATTACATAAACAAACGGAAAGTAAGATTGGCTTAATTTCACTCCATGTGGTCATGAAGGGATTAGACGCAGTAAAGCAAGCCATTAAGCAATGTCTGGAATGTGGTGAGAAATGGATCGTTTTTGATGCAGTATTGGATGAACATTTAGAGCGTATTGTCAAAGCAGCGGAAGATTATCATAAGGTTTTATGGGTAGGTTCGGCAGGCTTGGCAGAACAATTATCAGATTTTTATCAATGGTCCGCTGAACAAAAAAATATAGGGATTGCAGCAAAAGGACCTGTGCTGGTGATTGCCGGCAGTGTGAGTAAGGTCACTCAAGCGCAGATTAGTACAGCACTGAATTTACCGAATATTGAACTAGTAAAAATGAATGTAGCCAATCTTATCCAGAATAAAGAACTAGAAATAAGGCAATGCACAATACAAGCGAAAAAACAATTGGGTCAGGGTAAAGACATCGTAATTGCCAGCGCAGTTGATGACGGTGATGTTTTTGCCGCGGTAGCAGCGGGAAAAAATTGTGGACTTAGCAGCACTGAAGTGAGTGAACAAACGGCGGTTGCTTTAGGTGATATTGCCATACAGTTAACCGATTATCAATTGGCTGGGATGGTTCTTACTGGCGGTGATACAGCCATCCATGTTTGCCGTTCCTTGGGGGCTGAGGCTATTGAAATACTGGAGGAAGTTGCTGTTGGTATTCCTCTGGGGCGATTGGTCGGCGGTTGTTGCAATGGATTACAGGTGGTTACAAAAGCGGGGGCCTTTGGCCTGGACGATGCATTTGTTCTATCCATACAGGCAATGCGAAAAGTGATGGATTTGAAAACGAGCTGA
- a CDS encoding hydroxyacid dehydrogenase, translating into MKKVVISHRLHDDGMAVLEKANVKVAITNNGDPKAMLPELLDAEGLIIRIGSIDRETMLAAKKLKVIGRPGVGVDDVDVEAATEFGIPVVIAPGANTRSVAEHAFAFMFAAAKDMVHSDRELRKGNFNIRSSYKAFEIYGKTLGLVGYGHIGSVLAKMASGVGMKVVVYDPFVAPEAITEQGYQHETELNAVLKISDVVSLHVPLTPKTKNLIGAAELELMKSNAILINCSRGGIIDEAALAKALEENQIHSAATDVFENEPVTVDEPLFKYDNIIVSPHMAGQTKEAASGVATMAAEGVIAVINGERWKNVCNPKAYEHPRWNQ; encoded by the coding sequence ATGAAAAAAGTTGTTATATCCCATAGATTACACGATGATGGAATGGCTGTTTTAGAAAAAGCAAACGTAAAGGTTGCCATAACAAACAATGGTGATCCAAAGGCCATGCTGCCTGAATTGCTTGATGCGGAAGGTCTTATCATACGTATTGGCTCCATTGACAGGGAAACAATGCTGGCTGCAAAAAAATTAAAAGTTATCGGACGTCCTGGTGTTGGTGTTGACGATGTGGATGTAGAAGCTGCAACGGAATTTGGTATTCCTGTAGTCATTGCTCCTGGCGCTAATACTCGTTCGGTAGCCGAACATGCTTTTGCCTTTATGTTTGCTGCGGCAAAGGATATGGTGCATAGCGATAGAGAGCTTCGTAAAGGTAATTTTAATATACGAAGCAGTTATAAAGCTTTTGAGATATATGGCAAAACATTAGGTTTGGTTGGTTATGGTCATATTGGCAGTGTTCTTGCGAAGATGGCGTCTGGTGTTGGAATGAAAGTTGTTGTGTATGATCCATTTGTTGCACCGGAAGCAATCACTGAACAAGGATATCAACATGAAACAGAATTGAATGCGGTTTTAAAAATAAGCGATGTGGTTTCTTTACATGTTCCTTTGACACCTAAAACCAAAAATCTCATTGGTGCAGCTGAGTTAGAATTAATGAAGTCAAATGCCATTTTAATTAATTGCTCCCGGGGCGGTATTATTGATGAAGCTGCTTTGGCAAAAGCGTTAGAAGAGAATCAAATACATAGCGCAGCCACGGATGTCTTTGAGAATGAACCGGTGACTGTTGATGAACCTTTATTTAAGTATGACAATATTATCGTATCTCCCCATATGGCAGGACAAACCAAAGAGGCAGCATCAGGTGTAGCAACCATGGCAGCAGAAGGCGTGATTGCAGTAATCAATGGTGAACGCTGGAAGAACGTATGCAATCCAAAGGCCTATGAACACCCGCGGTGGAATCAATAA
- a CDS encoding methyl-accepting chemotaxis protein produces the protein MSVKKKLLIIMILISFIPLILLSVISVRYLSAELEKETINQCRELAIEVNLQINGYLDKSFIALKTIAANPTVKAFDVPKIKTFLLQVQKVYPENSFALDDVKGNQVVRGDNIPVANIWERPFYQLALKGQDEVISGVVFSKNSNRFVINLVTPVRDADAAGGVIGIMQGSITLTKISEFVTKLSNDNTVAYVIDGEGKVLAHPDQNLVKDRVDMSEVGFIKQGLSEKKSGFAAIEDKAAGKKLVTYTYDDRTGWLICLEVPYTVITEKTHSLLVMMGLVTLVVLVLVGVLAFFIAKSFSEPILKMQKLASQIAQGDLTQKIEISSKDEIGLLAAAFAAMVTNLKKLVGQVQGNAHQLAAASEELTSSAEQSAIAANQVASSITEVAEGTDQQYHVLSEVTTVIEQMSKNIQQAAKNANGVSEQSLKAVDTAQEGGRSVQGAVKQMLDIEHTVSTSAMAVAQLGERSKEIGQIVDTISGIAGQTNLLALNAAIEAARAGEQGRGFAVVAEEVRKLAEQSQEAAKQIAHLIGEIQSETDKAVIAMQEGTTKVKAGAGVVNEAGDSFQEIIGMVTNLSVQVGEISAVIGHLASDSQHVVLSVQQVDQLTKAAAGEVQNVSAATEEQAASMEEIAASSQKLAQMAQELQAAVSNFQI, from the coding sequence ATGAGTGTTAAAAAGAAATTATTGATCATTATGATATTAATCAGTTTTATACCGCTCATACTATTGTCGGTTATTTCAGTACGGTATTTAAGTGCGGAATTAGAAAAAGAAACAATTAATCAATGCAGGGAACTCGCAATTGAAGTGAATCTGCAAATTAATGGATATCTTGATAAATCTTTTATTGCGCTTAAAACAATTGCTGCCAATCCTACAGTAAAGGCCTTTGATGTACCCAAGATTAAAACATTCCTGCTTCAGGTTCAGAAGGTGTATCCTGAAAACTCATTTGCTCTTGATGATGTAAAAGGGAATCAGGTTGTACGTGGTGATAATATCCCGGTTGCTAACATTTGGGAGCGTCCTTTTTATCAGTTGGCACTCAAAGGACAGGATGAGGTAATATCAGGAGTGGTCTTTAGCAAAAACTCGAATCGTTTTGTGATTAACCTTGTAACTCCTGTTCGTGATGCAGATGCAGCAGGCGGGGTAATCGGAATCATGCAGGGGTCAATTACTCTCACGAAAATAAGTGAATTTGTGACGAAATTGTCTAATGATAATACGGTTGCATATGTAATTGATGGTGAAGGTAAAGTATTGGCTCATCCAGATCAAAATTTGGTCAAAGATCGCGTTGATATGAGTGAAGTCGGTTTTATAAAACAAGGTTTATCTGAGAAGAAAAGCGGATTTGCAGCTATTGAGGATAAAGCGGCAGGTAAAAAATTAGTTACTTATACGTATGATGATAGAACAGGCTGGCTGATATGTTTGGAGGTACCTTATACTGTTATCACAGAGAAAACCCATTCTTTATTAGTTATGATGGGATTGGTAACGCTGGTGGTACTGGTGTTAGTGGGAGTATTAGCCTTTTTTATTGCCAAAAGTTTTTCGGAACCAATCTTAAAGATGCAGAAGCTGGCGAGCCAGATTGCCCAGGGTGATCTTACCCAGAAAATCGAGATATCTTCAAAAGATGAAATCGGTTTGTTAGCTGCCGCTTTTGCTGCAATGGTAACTAATTTGAAAAAACTAGTCGGTCAGGTGCAGGGCAATGCTCATCAGCTGGCCGCAGCATCGGAAGAACTGACGTCTAGTGCTGAGCAGTCGGCTATAGCTGCAAATCAAGTTGCTTCATCCATAACGGAGGTGGCAGAAGGAACGGATCAGCAATATCATGTACTGAGTGAGGTAACCACTGTAATAGAACAAATGTCGAAGAATATTCAGCAGGCAGCAAAGAATGCTAATGGGGTATCGGAGCAGTCTCTTAAAGCCGTCGATACAGCCCAGGAAGGCGGCAGGTCAGTACAAGGCGCTGTAAAACAAATGCTGGATATTGAGCATACGGTTAGCACGTCGGCTATGGCTGTTGCGCAGCTGGGTGAAAGGTCAAAAGAAATAGGACAAATTGTTGATACGATTTCTGGAATTGCAGGTCAAACGAATCTTTTAGCTCTAAATGCTGCGATCGAAGCGGCGAGAGCAGGTGAGCAGGGGCGTGGTTTTGCAGTCGTTGCTGAAGAGGTCCGCAAATTAGCGGAACAATCCCAGGAGGCGGCAAAACAAATTGCTCATCTGATTGGCGAAATTCAAAGTGAGACAGACAAAGCTGTAATCGCGATGCAAGAAGGTACGACGAAGGTTAAGGCTGGTGCCGGAGTTGTAAATGAAGCGGGCGACAGCTTCCAAGAGATCATTGGGATGGTAACAAACCTGTCCGTTCAGGTTGGGGAGATATCAGCCGTTATCGGGCATTTAGCAAGTGACAGTCAACACGTTGTACTTTCAGTACAGCAGGTTGATCAATTGACGAAGGCTGCGGCAGGAGAGGTACAGAACGTTTCTGCTGCAACAGAAGAACAGGCTGCTTCTATGGAAGAAATCGCAGCTTCGAGTCAAAAGCTTGCCCAAATGGCTCAGGAGTTACAAGCAGCAGTTAGTAATTTCCAGATTTAG